A part of Marinomonas rhizomae genomic DNA contains:
- a CDS encoding GNAT family N-acetyltransferase, whose translation MLTFQRLSGSSLNQYIDELAQLRMRVFRDFPYLYDGDTQYEARYLKTYIEAPNSVIVLAFDGDKIVGASTGLPLGYETDEVTQPFTTAGYNLDEIFYCGESVLLPEYRGQGAGVAFFDHREAHAKSLEGIKYTCFCGVQRPDNHPARPTNYQPLDQFWSNRGYEKRPELATHFSWKEIGEQEESLKPMTFWMKSLA comes from the coding sequence ATGCTGACATTTCAACGTTTATCCGGCTCTTCCCTGAACCAGTACATTGATGAACTGGCCCAGCTGCGTATGCGTGTCTTTCGTGACTTCCCATATCTTTATGATGGCGATACGCAATACGAAGCCCGCTACCTAAAAACCTATATTGAAGCCCCCAACAGCGTGATCGTATTGGCCTTTGATGGCGATAAAATCGTTGGTGCTTCAACCGGTTTGCCTCTAGGTTATGAGACCGACGAAGTAACACAGCCATTTACAACGGCTGGTTACAATCTTGATGAGATTTTCTACTGTGGCGAATCGGTACTCTTACCTGAGTATCGTGGCCAAGGCGCAGGTGTGGCCTTTTTCGACCATCGCGAAGCCCATGCAAAAAGCTTAGAAGGCATAAAATACACTTGCTTTTGTGGCGTGCAACGCCCCGACAATCACCCAGCTCGCCCTACCAACTACCAACCACTGGATCAATTCTGGTCTAACAGAGGTTATGAGAAACGCCCAGAACTGGCCACTCATTTCAGCTGGAAAGAAATAGGTGAACAAGAAGAATCCCTTAAACCCATGACCTTTTGGATGAAGTCCTTGGCATGA
- a CDS encoding ketosteroid isomerase-related protein, with product MSQTTIELLQTYYDAFNAQDMDTFLSLLTDDVIHDINQGDREIGKDTFASFMERMNNNYKETIVDIVVMSNPAGDRAAVEFTVLGEYIATDEGLPEANGQTYKLPAGAFFDIRDGKVARVTNYYNLEDWIAQVSA from the coding sequence ATGAGCCAGACAACGATTGAACTACTGCAAACCTATTACGATGCCTTCAATGCTCAAGACATGGATACCTTTTTGTCTTTACTAACCGACGACGTTATTCACGACATAAATCAAGGCGACCGTGAAATAGGCAAAGATACCTTTGCAAGCTTCATGGAACGCATGAACAACAACTACAAAGAAACCATTGTTGATATCGTCGTCATGTCCAATCCTGCAGGCGACCGTGCAGCCGTTGAATTCACTGTATTAGGCGAATACATCGCCACCGACGAAGGCTTACCAGAAGCCAATGGCCAAACCTATAAACTGCCAGCTGGCGCTTTCTTCGACATTCGCGATGGTAAAGTTGCACGTGTCACGAATTACTACAATCTAGAAGACTGGATAGCGCAAGTATCAGCGTAA
- a CDS encoding helix-turn-helix transcriptional regulator produces the protein MMNLLQQIKHRRLVLKLKQNDMPMRIGISRQQYQRLEAKGNPRLDTLELIAKGLNSDVMLIPKEKLNAVLAVLESDGNNTSLPHKQPDHSDEQKQLSDDPWKGLLEDGDEYDNGN, from the coding sequence ATGATGAATCTACTACAGCAAATCAAACATCGTCGTTTAGTACTGAAACTCAAGCAGAATGACATGCCTATGCGTATTGGTATTTCTAGGCAGCAGTACCAACGGCTTGAAGCAAAAGGCAATCCAAGACTCGATACTCTTGAACTGATTGCCAAGGGTCTCAATAGCGACGTCATGCTGATTCCAAAAGAAAAGCTGAATGCTGTTTTAGCTGTTCTTGAAAGTGATGGTAACAACACATCTTTACCGCACAAACAGCCTGATCATTCTGATGAACAAAAACAACTATCGGATGACCCATGGAAAGGATTACTAGAAGATGGAGACGAATATGACAACGGAAATTAG
- a CDS encoding response regulator transcription factor, with product MQGNQFPSLFQAKSLELINDLIPVSGSVFFLVQPDMKHQGTYLSNAPSDIEKAYNSTYFAIDPLHPSLFKHSSERIVTLSAQISTERLMNHRYYLEFMQKYQHRYVLDMFFRNSRNEIIAVISLLRTQFQNDFTQQEIKLMHSVHSFMEYSLNSVYLPKRDQERTDLQTRYSLTDRELDVLEMLISGASNKEIAKHIEMGLATLKTHLNHIFKKTAVQSRTELTAKIMSEL from the coding sequence TTGCAGGGCAATCAATTTCCTAGTTTATTCCAGGCCAAGAGCCTTGAACTGATCAACGACCTTATACCGGTAAGCGGGTCTGTGTTTTTCTTGGTACAGCCAGATATGAAACACCAAGGCACCTACCTTTCAAATGCTCCTTCTGATATTGAAAAAGCCTACAACTCAACCTACTTTGCAATTGATCCACTTCACCCAAGCCTCTTCAAGCACTCCAGCGAACGAATTGTCACGCTCAGCGCTCAAATCTCGACTGAACGTTTAATGAATCATCGCTACTATCTTGAATTTATGCAGAAGTACCAACACAGATACGTCTTAGACATGTTTTTCCGTAATTCGCGAAATGAAATTATTGCCGTTATTAGCTTATTAAGGACCCAGTTTCAAAACGACTTTACCCAACAAGAAATTAAGCTAATGCATTCCGTTCATTCTTTCATGGAGTACAGCTTAAACTCGGTTTACCTTCCTAAACGAGATCAAGAGCGTACTGATTTACAAACTCGATATAGCCTAACTGACAGAGAATTAGATGTATTAGAAATGCTTATATCAGGTGCCAGCAATAAAGAGATAGCCAAACACATAGAAATGGGGTTAGCGACCTTGAAAACCCATTTGAACCATATTTTTAAAAAGACTGCCGTTCAATCCAGAACAGAGCTAACAGCCAAAATAATGTCTGAACTGTAA
- a CDS encoding carbon-nitrogen hydrolase family protein, with protein sequence MSAFKLATAQYDISFFTQWEEFVDKLESWVSNAAKQNAKLLVFPEYGSMELASLFGEAVYSDLQKQLHAMQTLLPKWHDLHEELATRYNVFILASSFPTQQNDGRFLNRAHFFGPAGLIDYQDKLMMTRFENEQWHISGGEQIKVIDTDLGRIGIHICYDSEFPMIANQQVAAGADLLLVPSCTDTQAGFHRVRIGCQARALENQCYVVQSPTIGNAPWSEAVDVNTGRASVYTPVDYGFPDNGILVEGKDNEAGWVYATVDLTEIARIREEGQVFNYRDWPKQFDLKGL encoded by the coding sequence ATGAGTGCATTTAAACTGGCGACGGCACAATACGACATTAGCTTTTTCACACAATGGGAAGAATTTGTTGACAAACTAGAAAGCTGGGTATCGAATGCCGCTAAACAAAATGCCAAACTATTGGTGTTCCCCGAGTACGGCAGCATGGAACTGGCCTCGCTGTTTGGCGAAGCCGTTTACAGTGACTTGCAGAAACAGCTTCACGCCATGCAAACCCTATTACCAAAGTGGCATGACCTGCATGAAGAATTGGCAACACGCTATAACGTATTCATCCTCGCCAGTAGTTTCCCTACCCAGCAGAATGACGGTCGATTTTTAAATCGCGCACATTTTTTTGGCCCTGCTGGCCTAATTGATTATCAAGATAAATTGATGATGACGCGCTTTGAAAACGAGCAATGGCACATCAGCGGTGGCGAACAGATCAAGGTTATTGATACCGACCTTGGCCGCATTGGCATTCATATTTGCTATGACTCCGAATTCCCCATGATCGCCAACCAACAAGTAGCAGCGGGAGCAGATCTTCTATTGGTGCCAAGCTGCACAGACACTCAAGCAGGCTTTCACCGTGTACGAATAGGCTGCCAAGCTCGCGCTTTAGAAAACCAATGCTATGTGGTGCAATCCCCTACCATTGGCAACGCGCCTTGGTCTGAAGCTGTAGACGTGAATACCGGCCGTGCCAGCGTCTATACACCAGTGGATTATGGTTTTCCTGATAATGGCATATTAGTAGAAGGCAAAGACAATGAAGCTGGCTGGGTTTACGCCACTGTCGACCTAACCGAAATCGCCCGCATTCGTGAAGAAGGCCAAGTGTTTAACTACCGCGACTGGCCCAAGCAATTTGACCTAAAAGGCCTATAA